Proteins from a single region of Fundulus heteroclitus isolate FHET01 chromosome 12, MU-UCD_Fhet_4.1, whole genome shotgun sequence:
- the ykt6 gene encoding synaptobrevin homolog YKT6, which translates to MKLYSLSVHYKGATKANLLKSAYDLSSFSFFQRSSVQEFMTFTSALIVERTSVGTRASVKEQEYLCHVYVRNDNLSAVVISDTEYPQRVCFTLLDKVLEEFSRQVDSIDWPSGNPDTINYKSLDIHLSKYQNPREADAMTKVQAELDETKIILHNTMESLLERGEKLDDLVAKSEHLGNQSKAFYKTARKQNSCCEIM; encoded by the exons ATGAAGCTCTACAGCCTCAGCGTCCACTACAAAGGAGCGACCAAAGCCAACCTGCTCAAATCGGCCTATGACCTGTCCTCCTTCAGCTTCTTTCAGCGCTCCAG tGTTCAGGAGTTCATGACCTTCACCAGTGCCTTGATTGTGGAGCGAACATCTGTCGGAACCCGTGCCTCTGTCAAAGAGCAAG AGTATCTTTGCCATGTGTATGTGAGAAACGACAACCTGAGCGCTGTGGTGATCTCAGACACCGAATACCCACAGAGGGTCTGTTTCACTCTGCTCGACAAG GTATTAGAGGAGTTTTCAAGGCAAGTGGACAGTATAGACTGGCCATCTGGTAATCCTGACACTATAAACTACAAAAGTCTGGACATTCACCTTTCAAAGTACCAG AACCCAAGAGAGGCGGATGCCATGACCAAAGTACAGGCGGAGCTGGACGAGACCAAGATCATCTTG CACAACACCATGGAGAGTCTGttggaaagaggagagaaactGGACGACCTGGTGGCGAAGTCCGAACACCTGGGAAACCAGTCCAAAGCCTTCTATAAGACT GCGCGGAAACAGAACTCCTGCTGCGAAATCATGTGA